From Streptosporangium album, the proteins below share one genomic window:
- a CDS encoding YifB family Mg chelatase-like AAA ATPase has product MAVARTRCIALIGVTGHPVDVEADVGSGMAGLHLIGMLDTALSEARDRVRSAVVNSRYGWPDARITVSLFPASLPKRGSVFDLAIAVALLAAAGVVPRARVVEPFFLGELGLDGSVRPVRGVLPAVLAAAGAGAGTVVVPVHNAAEAGLVPDVTVIPAANLGELVSWLRSDDPVTVPVPVAGSAPRTEPPHLGGGPGGARSSSPDDPGEVVPDLGDVAGQPFARRALEVCAAGGHNFWMLGQPGTGKTMLAERLPTLLPPLGRDEALEVTAIHSVAGALPTDRPLLTRPPFVAPHHTATVAAVIGGGSGMIRPGAVSLAHRGVLFMDEAPEYSRTVLDSLRQPLESGRVTVSRALGSVTFPARFMLVLAANQCPCARPSGSDDPCRCAPAARRRYLARLSGPLLDRIDVKATLYRSTRRELLADRRFIEPSQVVAERVLIARERAARRFAGRPWRCNAEMPTRALHTDHRPPPKAMSPLLRCLDSGELSARGLDRVIRVAWTLADLGGRDRPEIEETNAALGLWLGEER; this is encoded by the coding sequence GTGGCCGTCGCACGCACCCGCTGCATCGCGCTGATCGGGGTGACCGGCCATCCCGTCGATGTCGAGGCCGATGTCGGCAGCGGCATGGCCGGCCTGCACCTCATCGGAATGCTGGACACCGCGCTGAGCGAGGCACGGGATCGGGTCCGGTCAGCCGTGGTCAACAGCCGCTACGGGTGGCCCGACGCGCGGATCACCGTCAGCCTGTTCCCCGCCAGCCTCCCCAAACGCGGAAGCGTTTTCGATCTCGCGATCGCGGTGGCCCTGCTCGCGGCGGCCGGGGTCGTGCCCCGTGCCAGGGTCGTCGAGCCGTTCTTCCTGGGCGAGCTCGGCCTCGACGGTTCGGTGAGACCCGTGCGTGGTGTGCTCCCGGCCGTGCTGGCGGCGGCCGGAGCCGGTGCCGGCACCGTCGTGGTCCCCGTGCACAACGCCGCCGAGGCCGGTCTCGTGCCGGATGTGACCGTGATCCCCGCCGCGAACCTCGGTGAGCTGGTGAGCTGGCTGCGCAGCGACGATCCCGTCACCGTGCCCGTGCCCGTGGCCGGGAGCGCTCCGCGCACCGAGCCGCCCCACCTCGGCGGCGGGCCGGGCGGCGCGCGGTCGTCCTCTCCGGACGATCCAGGTGAGGTCGTCCCCGACCTGGGTGACGTGGCAGGCCAGCCCTTCGCCCGCCGTGCCTTGGAAGTCTGCGCCGCGGGAGGCCACAACTTCTGGATGCTGGGTCAGCCGGGCACCGGCAAGACGATGCTCGCCGAGCGGCTGCCCACCCTGCTCCCGCCCCTGGGGCGGGACGAGGCACTTGAGGTCACCGCGATCCACTCCGTCGCCGGGGCGCTGCCCACGGACCGCCCGCTGCTGACCCGTCCGCCGTTCGTGGCACCCCACCACACCGCGACCGTCGCGGCCGTGATCGGCGGAGGGAGCGGGATGATCCGCCCGGGGGCGGTGTCGCTCGCCCACAGGGGCGTCCTGTTCATGGATGAGGCTCCGGAGTATTCGAGGACCGTCCTCGACTCGCTCAGGCAGCCGCTCGAATCGGGCAGGGTGACGGTCTCCCGGGCGCTGGGCTCGGTCACGTTCCCCGCCCGGTTCATGCTGGTGCTGGCGGCCAACCAGTGTCCCTGCGCGCGACCGTCCGGCTCCGACGATCCCTGCCGCTGTGCTCCCGCGGCCCGCCGCCGCTACCTGGCCAGGCTCTCCGGCCCGCTGCTCGACCGGATCGACGTCAAGGCCACCCTGTACCGGTCGACCAGGCGAGAGCTCCTCGCCGACCGCCGGTTCATCGAGCCCAGCCAGGTGGTGGCCGAGCGGGTGCTCATCGCCCGTGAACGTGCCGCCAGACGGTTCGCAGGCAGGCCATGGCGGTGCAACGCGGAGATGCCGACCCGTGCCCTCCACACCGACCACCGTCCGCCGCCGAAGGCGATGTCGCCCCTGCTCCGGTGCCTGGACAGCGGCGAGCTGAGCGCCCGGGGCCTGGACCGCGTGATCAGAGTGGCCTGGACACTGGCCGACCTCGGCGGCAGGGACAGGCCCGAGATCGAGGAGACCAACGCCGCACTCGGACTGTGGCTGGGGGAAGAACGGTGA
- a CDS encoding murein hydrolase activator EnvC family protein: MNRFRALGAQSSLATLLSALLLTTPEVAGAHGAAGRIAPSRVSEPPVRWDWPLTGRPRVLRGFAPPARPWLAGHRGVDLAATPGEQVRAAGAGTVGYAGPLAERGVVSVLHTGGLRTTYLPLQPTVRRGQRVERGEVIGVVQDVPGHCPAACVHWGLLRDRLYLDPLLLLGRGQVRLLPLWPTGRD; this comes from the coding sequence ATGAATCGCTTCCGCGCCCTCGGGGCGCAGTCCTCGCTCGCCACCCTGCTGTCCGCGCTGCTGCTCACCACACCGGAGGTCGCGGGCGCGCACGGCGCAGCCGGCCGGATCGCCCCGAGCAGAGTCTCGGAGCCCCCGGTCCGCTGGGATTGGCCTCTCACCGGGCGTCCACGGGTGCTCCGCGGTTTCGCGCCCCCTGCCCGACCGTGGCTGGCCGGTCACCGGGGAGTCGATCTCGCCGCGACACCCGGCGAGCAGGTCCGCGCGGCCGGAGCCGGAACGGTCGGCTACGCCGGGCCGCTCGCGGAACGGGGGGTGGTGAGCGTGCTTCACACCGGTGGCCTGCGGACGACCTACCTGCCGCTCCAGCCGACGGTACGGCGCGGCCAGAGGGTCGAACGGGGTGAGGTGATCGGCGTCGTCCAGGACGTTCCCGGGCACTGCCCGGCCGCCTGCGTGCACTGGGGCCTGCTCCGCGACCGCCTGTATCTCGATCCGCTGCTCCTCCTGGGGCGGGGCCAGGTCCGCCTTCTGCCCCTTTGGCCCACGGGCCGGGACTAA
- the rpsP gene encoding 30S ribosomal protein S16, which translates to MAVKIKLKRLGMIRNPQYRIVIADSRTKRDGRAIEEIGLYHPKENPSRIEVDSERAAYWLGVGAQPTEPVLKLLKLTGDWQKFKGEPAPAPLKVAEPKADRHAVYEAAAKEALSLDAAATTPKKPAKKAVKADEPVAETPAEPVAEEKPEGEA; encoded by the coding sequence GTGGCAGTCAAGATCAAGCTCAAGCGGCTCGGTATGATCCGCAACCCGCAGTACCGCATCGTCATCGCCGACAGCCGCACCAAGCGTGACGGCCGGGCGATCGAGGAGATCGGCCTGTACCACCCGAAGGAGAACCCCTCGCGCATCGAGGTCGACTCCGAGCGGGCGGCTTACTGGCTGGGTGTCGGCGCGCAGCCGACCGAGCCCGTGCTCAAGCTCCTCAAGCTCACCGGTGACTGGCAGAAGTTCAAGGGCGAGCCGGCTCCGGCTCCGCTCAAGGTCGCCGAGCCCAAGGCCGACCGGCACGCCGTCTACGAGGCCGCGGCCAAGGAGGCGCTGTCCCTGGACGCCGCCGCCACCACGCCGAAGAAGCCGGCCAAGAAGGCTGTGAAGGCCGACGAGCCCGTCGCTGAGACCCCGGCTGAGCCGGTCGCGGAGGAGAAGCCGGAAGGCGAGGCCTGA
- the dprA gene encoding DNA-processing protein DprA, giving the protein MNDRLARVTLMRLAEPGDVVMSRLVASQGPEAAVGQIREGHPEPEFARWFAASHRRDPSGAQRERLTVRLERMFVSWAARLETAEPARDLAEGERAGARLVVPGDCEWPTQLDDLGDSRPHALWLHGEADLRFSCLRSVAVVGSRAATPYGTHVAAEFGAGLSGREWAVVSGGAYGVDGAAHRGALAGGTPTVAVLACGTDIAYPSAHHSLFAAVRSQGLLVSECPMGAHPTRPRFLVRNRLIAALSRGTVVIEAALRSGALNTAGHAISLNRNLAAVPGPVTSETSAGCHRLIRQGTATCVTTPEEMIELVGAMGDDLAPEPRGPLLPRDRLDPETRAVLEAVPARAGAGPATIALAAGVGLETVLSCLGGLAAAGYVERVPRGWRLRPGRPDR; this is encoded by the coding sequence GTGAACGACCGGCTCGCGCGGGTCACGCTGATGCGGTTGGCCGAGCCGGGCGACGTCGTCATGAGCAGGCTCGTCGCCTCACAGGGCCCGGAGGCCGCCGTCGGACAGATCCGGGAGGGCCATCCGGAGCCCGAGTTCGCCCGATGGTTCGCCGCCTCCCACCGCCGTGACCCGTCCGGGGCGCAGCGGGAACGGCTCACGGTCAGGCTTGAGCGGATGTTCGTCTCCTGGGCGGCCCGGCTGGAGACGGCCGAGCCCGCCCGCGACCTGGCAGAAGGGGAGCGGGCCGGGGCCCGGCTGGTGGTTCCCGGCGACTGCGAGTGGCCGACCCAGCTCGACGACCTGGGCGACTCCCGTCCCCATGCCCTCTGGCTCCACGGCGAGGCCGACCTGCGCTTCTCCTGCCTGCGGTCCGTCGCCGTCGTCGGTTCCCGGGCCGCCACACCGTACGGCACGCATGTCGCGGCGGAGTTCGGAGCCGGGCTGAGCGGACGGGAATGGGCCGTCGTCTCAGGAGGCGCGTACGGCGTGGACGGGGCGGCTCACCGCGGTGCCCTCGCCGGTGGGACGCCGACCGTCGCCGTGCTGGCCTGTGGCACCGACATCGCCTATCCCAGCGCCCATCATTCGCTGTTCGCCGCCGTGCGTTCCCAGGGTCTGCTGGTGAGCGAGTGCCCGATGGGCGCCCACCCGACCCGGCCGCGTTTCCTGGTCCGCAACCGGCTCATCGCCGCGCTGTCGCGGGGCACCGTGGTGATCGAGGCGGCCCTGCGGAGCGGAGCACTCAACACCGCGGGGCACGCGATCTCGCTCAACCGGAATCTGGCCGCCGTGCCGGGGCCGGTGACCTCGGAGACCTCGGCGGGCTGTCACCGGTTGATCCGTCAGGGGACGGCCACCTGCGTGACCACCCCCGAGGAGATGATCGAGCTCGTCGGTGCGATGGGCGATGATCTGGCTCCCGAGCCACGCGGCCCGCTGCTCCCACGCGACCGGTTGGATCCCGAGACCCGCGCGGTCCTCGAAGCGGTGCCCGCCCGTGCCGGGGCAGGCCCGGCGACGATAGCGCTGGCCGCGGGTGTCGGCCTGGAGACCGTGCTGTCCTGCCTCGGTGGCCTGGCCGCGGCCGGATACGTCGAGCGCGTCCCCCGGGGCTGGCGCCTGCGTCCCGGCAGACCCGACAGGTAG
- the lepB gene encoding signal peptidase I gives MTVEPDSTSAEPEKEPAKEPEKAKGKPSRRSSLRETLTLIVSGVVAALLLQAFVLQNFKIPSESMENTLKNGDRVVVNRLHGETERGDVVVFKGWPGGDTIKRVIAVGGDTVKCCDAQKRITVNGVPLDEKAYLHPDDFPSADKFEKVVPQGRLWVMGDHRSASNDSRNHEEMEGDGTISEDDVIGRAFAIYWPLSRVAVLSTPDIFARPEAFAPSK, from the coding sequence ATGACTGTGGAACCCGACAGCACGTCCGCTGAGCCCGAGAAGGAGCCCGCGAAGGAGCCCGAGAAGGCGAAGGGGAAGCCGTCCCGCAGGAGCAGCCTGCGCGAGACGCTGACCCTGATCGTGTCCGGTGTGGTGGCGGCGCTGCTGCTGCAGGCCTTCGTTCTCCAGAATTTCAAAATCCCCTCGGAGTCGATGGAGAACACCCTCAAGAACGGCGACCGCGTGGTCGTCAACCGGCTGCACGGGGAGACCGAGCGCGGCGACGTGGTCGTCTTCAAGGGATGGCCGGGCGGAGACACCATCAAGAGGGTCATCGCGGTCGGCGGTGACACCGTGAAATGCTGTGACGCCCAGAAGCGGATCACCGTCAACGGGGTCCCGCTCGACGAGAAGGCCTACCTGCACCCCGATGACTTCCCCTCGGCCGACAAGTTCGAGAAGGTCGTGCCCCAGGGGCGCCTGTGGGTGATGGGCGATCATCGCTCCGCCTCCAACGACTCGCGCAACCACGAGGAGATGGAGGGGGACGGCACGATCTCCGAGGACGACGTCATCGGCCGGGCCTTCGCGATCTACTGGCCGCTCTCCCGCGTGGCGGTCCTCTCGACCCCGGACATCTTCGCCAGGCCGGAGGCCTTCGCCCCGTCGAAGTAG
- a CDS encoding RNA-binding protein: MLEEALEHLVKGIVEHPDEVQVHARRIRSGRVLEVRVHPEDLGKVIGRGGRTAKALRTVVNALGDGKYVRVDLLDLNEAR; the protein is encoded by the coding sequence GTGCTCGAGGAGGCCCTCGAGCACCTGGTGAAGGGCATCGTCGAACATCCCGACGAGGTCCAGGTTCACGCTCGCCGCATCCGCAGCGGGCGTGTGCTTGAGGTCCGGGTCCACCCCGAGGACCTCGGCAAGGTCATCGGCCGTGGTGGCCGTACGGCCAAGGCGTTGCGCACTGTCGTGAACGCCCTGGGCGACGGCAAATACGTTCGGGTCGATCTACTCGACCTGAACGAGGCCCGCTAG
- the rimM gene encoding ribosome maturation factor RimM (Essential for efficient processing of 16S rRNA), which yields MQLVIGRIGRPHGLRGDVSVEVRTDDPERRFAPGTAIVTDPASTGPLVVESRRWHSGVLLVRFEGVNDRNRAEEIRGTTLVIDSADIPPPDDPDEFYDHQLIGLAVVTPDGERVGEVSDVLHHGQDLLVVRRGGTEVYVPFVKAIVPVIDLKAGTLVVDGPAGLLDPDTIV from the coding sequence GTGCAGCTTGTCATCGGCCGGATCGGCCGCCCGCACGGACTCCGCGGCGACGTGTCCGTGGAGGTGCGCACCGACGACCCGGAGAGGCGTTTCGCCCCGGGTACGGCCATCGTCACCGACCCCGCGTCGACCGGTCCGCTCGTCGTCGAGTCCCGGCGCTGGCACTCCGGCGTCCTGCTGGTCAGGTTCGAGGGCGTCAACGACCGTAACCGTGCCGAGGAGATCCGTGGCACCACGCTCGTCATCGACTCGGCGGACATCCCGCCGCCGGACGACCCCGACGAGTTCTACGACCACCAGCTCATCGGCCTCGCCGTCGTCACCCCCGACGGGGAGCGGGTCGGCGAGGTCTCCGACGTCCTGCATCATGGTCAGGACCTGCTCGTCGTGCGCCGGGGCGGCACCGAGGTCTACGTGCCGTTCGTGAAGGCGATCGTCCCGGTGATCGACCTGAAGGCGGGCACGCTCGTGGTGGACGGGCCCGCGGGGCTGCTCGATCCGGACACGATCGTCTGA
- the rplS gene encoding 50S ribosomal protein L19 has translation MHTLITELEKATLRSDVPDFRPGDTLEVHVRVIEGTRSRVQVFKGFVLRRQGSGARETFTVRKVSYSVGVERTFPVHSPVIEKIAVVTRGDVRRAKLYYMRDLRGKAARIREKRVAR, from the coding sequence ATGCACACGCTGATCACCGAGCTTGAGAAGGCCACGCTCCGCAGCGATGTCCCGGACTTCCGTCCCGGTGACACGCTCGAAGTTCACGTCCGCGTGATCGAGGGCACCCGCTCCCGTGTCCAGGTCTTCAAGGGCTTCGTCCTGCGCCGCCAGGGCAGTGGCGCCCGCGAGACCTTCACCGTCCGCAAGGTCAGCTACAGCGTCGGTGTCGAGCGCACCTTCCCGGTGCACAGCCCGGTCATCGAGAAGATCGCCGTGGTGACCCGTGGCGACGTCCGCCGCGCCAAGCTCTACTACATGCGTGACCTGCGCGGCAAGGCCGCCCGCATCCGCGAGAAGCGCGTCGCCCGCTAG
- a CDS encoding ribonuclease HII: protein MTVAFRPAPSVVRRDVGLYGYERALTRRGLGPVAGVDEAGRGACAGPLVVAAVVLGRRIDGLNDSKLLTASRRESLYSLITTAAEAVSVVVIPPAEIDVRGLHRSNIEGMRRAVARLPCDLGYVLTDGFPVPGLPVPSLGVWKGDRVAACVAAASIVAKVTRDRMMATLDGHHPEYGFAVHKGYGTVSHRRALETHGPCPAHRFSFATVARFGPGGVMGENEVGAGSA from the coding sequence ATGACAGTTGCGTTCCGTCCCGCGCCGAGCGTGGTCCGGCGGGATGTGGGCCTGTACGGCTATGAGCGGGCTCTCACACGCCGCGGGCTGGGGCCCGTGGCCGGGGTCGACGAGGCCGGTAGAGGGGCCTGCGCGGGGCCGCTGGTGGTCGCCGCGGTGGTGCTCGGCCGCCGGATCGACGGCCTGAACGACTCCAAGCTGCTCACGGCCTCCCGGCGTGAATCGTTGTACAGCCTGATCACGACGGCCGCGGAGGCGGTCAGCGTGGTGGTGATCCCCCCGGCCGAGATCGACGTGCGCGGCCTGCACAGGTCCAACATCGAGGGAATGCGCCGCGCCGTCGCGCGGTTGCCCTGTGACCTCGGCTACGTGCTCACCGACGGCTTCCCCGTGCCGGGTCTGCCCGTGCCGTCGCTTGGTGTGTGGAAGGGTGACCGGGTGGCGGCCTGCGTCGCGGCGGCCTCGATCGTGGCGAAGGTGACGCGAGACAGGATGATGGCCACGCTGGACGGGCACCATCCCGAGTACGGTTTCGCGGTGCACAAGGGGTATGGCACCGTGAGTCATCGAAGGGCACTTGAAACTCACGGTCCGTGTCCGGCCCATCGTTTCTCGTTCGCGACGGTGGCGCGGTTCGGGCCGGGCGGGGTGATGGGTGAGAATGAAGTGGGGGCCGGTTCTGCCTGA
- a CDS encoding YraN family protein: MAAKDELGRHGEQVAVDYLLAQGMQILDRNWRCPDGEIDVVARDGRSLVVVEVKTRSGRTHGTAFEAVTEVKLARLRRLSGRWLATQCERFDSIRVDVIALERFAGDIAIRHERGVC, encoded by the coding sequence ATGGCCGCGAAGGACGAGCTCGGCAGGCACGGTGAACAGGTCGCCGTCGACTATCTGCTGGCTCAGGGCATGCAGATCCTGGATCGCAACTGGCGATGCCCGGACGGAGAGATCGACGTGGTCGCCCGTGATGGGCGATCCCTCGTCGTGGTGGAGGTGAAGACCCGGTCGGGCCGCACCCACGGCACCGCCTTCGAGGCGGTGACCGAGGTGAAGCTCGCCCGTCTGCGCAGGCTCTCCGGCAGGTGGCTGGCCACGCAGTGCGAGCGATTCGACTCGATCCGCGTCGACGTCATCGCCCTGGAGCGGTTCGCCGGAGACATCGCCATCCGTCACGAGCGGGGGGTGTGCTAG
- the lepB gene encoding signal peptidase I, whose product MTSEDREYGAASRRPVEDEVDVVAEDTQKTADGGKDKKKGSFWKELPVLIAVALVLAFVIKSFVIQAFYIPSESMENTLLTNDRVLVNKLVYHTRAIERGDIVVFSGVDSWDGEVSLEEPSNPVSAFFRWIGTAFGVVPGEKDYIKRVIGVGGDTVKCCDVQGRVTVNGVPLAEKSYLYPGDVPSRDPFEVKVPQGRLWVMGDHRSVSLDSRSHMGDPGGGTIPVDKVIGRAFVIVWPFSRAKILPIPETFQQPALKAAAALGEAAPLLLGLAGAAPLVLWRRRWISRR is encoded by the coding sequence ATGACTAGCGAAGACCGGGAGTACGGCGCAGCCTCGCGTCGACCTGTCGAGGACGAGGTGGACGTGGTCGCCGAAGACACCCAGAAGACCGCCGACGGCGGCAAGGACAAGAAGAAGGGCTCCTTCTGGAAGGAGCTCCCCGTTCTGATCGCCGTCGCCCTGGTCCTCGCATTCGTGATCAAGAGCTTTGTGATCCAGGCGTTCTACATCCCGTCGGAGTCGATGGAGAACACCCTCCTGACGAACGACCGGGTCCTGGTGAACAAGCTGGTCTACCACACCCGCGCCATCGAGCGCGGTGACATCGTGGTCTTCTCCGGTGTGGACTCCTGGGACGGCGAGGTGTCGTTGGAGGAGCCGTCCAACCCGGTCTCCGCGTTCTTCCGCTGGATCGGCACCGCCTTCGGCGTGGTCCCCGGCGAGAAGGACTACATCAAGCGCGTCATCGGTGTCGGCGGTGACACCGTGAAGTGCTGTGACGTCCAGGGGCGCGTCACGGTCAACGGCGTTCCCCTCGCCGAGAAGTCCTACCTCTACCCCGGTGACGTGCCGTCCCGGGACCCCTTCGAGGTCAAGGTCCCGCAGGGCCGCCTCTGGGTCATGGGCGACCACCGCTCGGTCTCCCTCGACTCCCGCTCCCACATGGGCGATCCCGGCGGCGGGACCATCCCGGTGGACAAGGTGATCGGCCGGGCCTTCGTGATCGTGTGGCCGTTCTCCAGGGCGAAAATCCTCCCCATCCCCGAAACTTTCCAGCAGCCCGCCCTCAAGGCGGCCGCCGCCCTCGGAGAGGCCGCCCCGCTTCTCCTGGGTCTCGCGGGGGCCGCGCCGCTGGTGCTGTGGCGTCGGCGCTGGATCTCAAGGCGGTAG
- a CDS encoding DUF2469 domain-containing protein, with amino-acid sequence MSAEDLEKYETEMELQLYREYRDVVGLFSYVVETERRFYLTNSVDLDVRTAENGDVFFDVKMQDAWVWDMYRPARFVKNVRVVTFKDVNVEELAKPDLEMPKEGFSS; translated from the coding sequence ATGAGCGCAGAGGATCTCGAGAAGTACGAAACCGAGATGGAGCTGCAGCTTTACCGTGAATACCGCGACGTCGTCGGGCTGTTCAGCTACGTCGTGGAGACGGAGCGGCGTTTCTATCTGACCAACTCCGTCGACCTGGACGTCCGGACGGCTGAGAACGGTGACGTGTTCTTCGACGTGAAGATGCAGGACGCCTGGGTCTGGGACATGTACCGGCCGGCGAGATTCGTGAAGAACGTCCGTGTGGTCACCTTCAAGGACGTCAACGTCGAGGAGCTCGCCAAGCCCGATCTGGAGATGCCCAAGGAGGGCTTCTCCAGCTGA
- a CDS encoding MFS transporter: MIPVLQPLPLRRQRDYRLLLSARAVSETGTEVSRLAVPLTAATLLGASPAQMGVLAAATSLPYLLIGLQAGAVADRMKRHRPVMVGCEVISAVAMATIPLAWITGLLNVAWLIAVAFIVGSCAVIFRAMNFPHMTAVVHESQRTEALAGFQSAYSLATVSGPGLAGLLVQLITAPFAIIVNAASFLASAFLIRSIKAPEAHTPAPPRGMWTEIREGLRAVLEQPTLRALAGCGMTINFFASAYLALFVIYALNVLGLPGGLLGALTAFAGVGGLLGAAITPRLVRRFGENRLLVYAVLLFPIDFVAAALASGPVWAKFLLMSASTLITGMAIVAFSVCFGAVVLREGPADLLGRINATMTFTIQGVLALGGLAGGLLGELLGLRPVLWICAAGIMLTIPWIWLSPLRRTSAQQAG; this comes from the coding sequence GTGATCCCCGTGTTGCAGCCCCTCCCCCTGCGCAGGCAGCGCGACTACCGGCTGCTGCTGTCCGCCCGAGCCGTCTCCGAGACCGGCACCGAGGTCTCCCGGTTGGCCGTGCCGCTGACCGCCGCCACCCTGCTCGGCGCCTCCCCCGCCCAGATGGGCGTGCTCGCCGCCGCCACCTCGCTGCCCTATCTGCTGATCGGGCTGCAGGCGGGCGCGGTCGCCGACCGGATGAAACGGCACCGGCCCGTCATGGTGGGCTGCGAGGTGATCTCGGCCGTGGCCATGGCCACCATCCCGCTGGCCTGGATCACCGGGCTGCTGAACGTGGCCTGGCTGATCGCGGTGGCGTTCATCGTCGGCAGCTGCGCGGTGATCTTCCGCGCGATGAACTTCCCGCACATGACCGCGGTGGTGCACGAGAGCCAGCGGACCGAGGCGCTCGCGGGCTTCCAGTCGGCCTACTCCCTGGCCACGGTCAGCGGACCGGGGCTCGCCGGGCTACTCGTCCAGCTGATCACGGCACCCTTCGCGATCATCGTCAACGCGGCGTCGTTCCTGGCCTCGGCGTTCCTGATCCGGTCGATCAAGGCGCCGGAGGCCCACACCCCCGCTCCCCCGCGCGGCATGTGGACCGAGATCCGCGAGGGCCTGCGCGCCGTGCTGGAGCAGCCGACGCTACGCGCACTCGCCGGCTGTGGAATGACCATCAACTTCTTCGCCTCGGCCTACCTCGCGCTGTTCGTGATCTACGCGCTCAACGTGCTCGGCCTGCCCGGCGGGCTGCTCGGCGCGCTCACCGCCTTCGCCGGGGTGGGCGGACTGCTCGGCGCCGCGATCACTCCGCGGCTGGTCAGGCGGTTCGGCGAGAACCGGCTGCTGGTCTACGCGGTGCTGCTCTTCCCGATCGACTTCGTGGCCGCGGCGCTGGCCTCCGGCCCGGTGTGGGCCAAGTTCCTCCTCATGTCCGCCAGCACGCTGATCACCGGCATGGCCATCGTGGCCTTCTCCGTCTGCTTCGGCGCCGTCGTCCTCCGCGAGGGCCCCGCCGACCTGCTCGGCCGGATCAACGCCACGATGACCTTCACGATCCAGGGGGTCCTCGCCCTCGGCGGACTGGCCGGCGGCCTGCTCGGCGAGTTGCTGGGGCTGCGCCCGGTGCTGTGGATCTGCGCGGCGGGCATCATGCTCACGATCCCGTGGATCTGGCTCTCCCCGCTCCGCCGTACCTCCGCACAGCAAGCAGGATGA
- the trmD gene encoding tRNA (guanosine(37)-N1)-methyltransferase TrmD codes for MRIDVISIFPEYFAPLDVSLIGKARERGILDIRLHQLRDWAHDVHHTVDDTPYGGGPGMVMKPGPWGEAIDAVLATDPAAQPRIIVPTPSGVPFTQKLAMEYASEPWLLFTPARYEGIDSRVMAEYGSRVRVDEVGIGDYVLAGGEVAVLVMVEAVGRLLPGVLGNANSAVDDSFAPGAMENLLEGPVYTKPPEWRGHEVPEILLSGHHGKVARWRRDEALRRTAKNRPELLAALDPEGLDKQDRQILSEFGLPG; via the coding sequence ATGCGCATCGACGTCATCTCGATCTTCCCCGAGTACTTCGCCCCGCTCGACGTCTCCCTCATCGGCAAGGCCCGTGAGCGCGGCATCCTCGACATCCGCCTCCATCAGCTCCGCGACTGGGCCCACGACGTGCACCACACGGTGGACGACACCCCCTACGGCGGCGGCCCCGGCATGGTCATGAAGCCGGGTCCCTGGGGGGAGGCCATCGACGCCGTCCTCGCCACCGATCCCGCCGCGCAGCCCAGGATCATCGTGCCGACCCCCAGCGGGGTGCCTTTCACCCAGAAGCTGGCCATGGAGTACGCCTCCGAACCGTGGCTGCTGTTCACCCCCGCCCGTTACGAGGGCATCGACTCCCGGGTCATGGCCGAGTACGGCTCACGCGTGCGGGTGGACGAGGTCGGCATCGGTGACTACGTGCTCGCCGGCGGGGAGGTGGCGGTGCTGGTGATGGTCGAGGCCGTCGGGCGGCTGCTGCCCGGCGTGCTCGGCAACGCCAACTCGGCTGTGGACGACTCGTTCGCGCCCGGCGCGATGGAGAACCTCCTCGAGGGGCCGGTCTACACCAAGCCGCCGGAGTGGCGGGGGCACGAGGTTCCGGAGATCCTGCTCTCCGGCCATCACGGCAAGGTCGCCCGGTGGCGGCGTGACGAGGCGCTCCGCCGTACCGCGAAGAACCGTCCCGAACTGCTGGCCGCGCTCGATCCGGAGGGCCTGGACAAGCAGGACCGGCAGATCCTCTCCGAGTTCGGCCTTCCCGGCTGA